In a genomic window of Streptomyces katrae:
- a CDS encoding NADP-dependent oxidoreductase → MNADTAYAVHQIARPTGFPVASDFAHVSSPVPQPAPGTALVENLLLSVDPYHRGLMDGGEGGFELNAPLEGRSVGRVLASRDPGLEEGDLVFHRAGWRTHSLVTLGADGTRKLRGHEGVPLEAYLSILGGTGLTAYAALTRTAALREGEDLFVSAAAGGVGTATGHIARLLGARRIIGSAGSAAKVAHLTGALGFDAAFDYHDGPVGEQLAQAAPDGIDVYVDNVGGEHLEGAIDSLREYGRIAWVGAISMYNGDRSPAAPRNLFEVVHKSLRLEGVLVRNHTNLQDELEDFLVPHLRSGRIGTDTTVVQGFDHTVEAFLGMLRGENLGKMLVRTAG, encoded by the coding sequence ATGAACGCCGACACCGCTTACGCCGTGCACCAGATCGCCCGCCCGACCGGTTTCCCGGTCGCCTCCGACTTCGCCCACGTGTCCTCCCCCGTCCCCCAACCCGCCCCCGGCACCGCGCTGGTGGAGAACCTGCTGCTGTCGGTGGACCCGTACCACCGGGGGCTGATGGACGGGGGCGAGGGCGGCTTCGAGCTGAACGCCCCGCTGGAGGGCCGGTCGGTGGGGCGGGTGCTCGCCTCCCGCGACCCGGGCCTGGAGGAGGGCGACCTGGTCTTCCACCGCGCCGGCTGGCGCACCCACTCCCTGGTCACCCTGGGCGCGGACGGCACCCGCAAACTCCGCGGCCACGAGGGCGTCCCGCTGGAGGCCTACCTGTCGATCCTGGGCGGCACCGGCCTGACCGCCTACGCCGCCCTCACCCGGACGGCGGCCCTGCGGGAGGGCGAGGACCTCTTCGTCTCCGCCGCGGCCGGCGGCGTCGGCACCGCCACCGGGCACATCGCCCGGCTGCTCGGCGCCCGCCGGATCATCGGCAGCGCGGGCTCGGCGGCGAAGGTCGCCCACCTCACCGGGGCCCTCGGCTTCGACGCCGCCTTCGACTACCACGACGGCCCGGTCGGCGAGCAGCTGGCACAGGCCGCCCCGGACGGGATCGACGTCTACGTGGACAACGTGGGCGGGGAGCACCTGGAGGGCGCGATCGACTCGCTGCGCGAGTACGGGCGGATCGCCTGGGTCGGCGCGATCTCGATGTACAACGGCGACCGCTCACCGGCCGCGCCCCGCAACCTCTTCGAGGTGGTGCACAAGTCCCTGCGCCTGGAAGGCGTATTGGTTCGAAACCACACCAATCTGCAGGATGAGCTGGAGGACTTCCTGGTCCCGCACCTGCGCAGCGGCCGGATCGGCACCGACACCACCGTTGTCCAGGGCTTCGACCACACGGTGGAGGCGTTCCTGGGCATGCTGCGCGGGGAGAACCTGGGCAAGATGCTGGTGCGCACGGCCGGTTGA
- a CDS encoding LysR family transcriptional regulator: MTELAPQELRVLVAVAETGGFSAAAGRLGISQSAVSHSVRGSEGKVGAVLFERGRAGARPTPAGERAVALGRRILRLYEVLGAEARAAGRAASGGGAADGALEGALRIAAFRSAALHLLPPALERLAALHPGIRPEVRVVRELGAGTAGEVAAGRADLGIATLGAPGDVPPGLLTGVLTREAYALVHPAGHPDPKALPLLDWDENCGSYTRRWWAAQDWIPAATVKAEDDAMVLTMVGRGLGMAIMPELSLREATDAVDIAPLGPQGPVRKVGYVTTPESASTLAVRALIRELRAESD, encoded by the coding sequence GTGACCGAGCTCGCCCCGCAGGAACTCCGGGTGCTGGTCGCCGTCGCCGAGACGGGCGGTTTCTCCGCCGCGGCGGGCCGGCTCGGCATCAGCCAGTCGGCCGTCTCGCATTCGGTGCGCGGCAGCGAGGGCAAGGTCGGGGCGGTGCTCTTCGAGCGCGGGCGCGCCGGCGCCCGCCCCACCCCCGCGGGGGAGCGGGCCGTGGCCCTGGGCCGGCGCATCCTTCGGCTGTACGAGGTGCTGGGCGCGGAGGCCCGCGCCGCCGGGCGGGCCGCCTCCGGCGGGGGCGCGGCGGACGGGGCCCTGGAGGGGGCCCTGCGCATCGCGGCCTTCCGCAGCGCGGCCCTGCACCTGCTGCCGCCCGCGCTGGAGCGCCTTGCCGCCCTGCACCCGGGGATCCGGCCCGAGGTGCGGGTGGTGCGCGAGCTCGGCGCCGGGACGGCCGGCGAGGTGGCCGCCGGCCGGGCGGACCTCGGCATCGCCACGCTGGGTGCGCCCGGCGACGTCCCGCCCGGGCTGCTGACCGGGGTGCTCACCCGGGAGGCGTACGCGCTGGTGCACCCCGCCGGGCATCCGGACCCGAAGGCACTGCCGCTGCTGGACTGGGACGAGAACTGCGGCTCCTACACCCGGCGGTGGTGGGCGGCGCAGGACTGGATCCCGGCGGCCACGGTCAAGGCCGAGGACGACGCCATGGTGCTGACGATGGTCGGCCGGGGCCTGGGGATGGCGATCATGCCCGAGCTGTCGCTGCGGGAGGCCACGGACGCGGTCGACATCGCCCCCCTGGGGCCCCAGGGGCCGGTGAGGAAGGTGGGATACGTCACCACACCGGAATCGGCGTCCACCCTCGCCGTCAGGGCTCTGATCAGGGAACTCAGGGCTGAATCGGACTGA
- a CDS encoding 3-isopropylmalate dehydrogenase: MSTSINLAVIPGDGIGQEVVAQGLKVLTAVLPQDVKLETKEYDLGAQRWHRTGETLPDAELEALKHHDAILLGAIGDPSVPSGVLERGLLLKLRFAFDHFINLRPSKLFPNTATPLAGRPDIDFVVVREGTEGPYTGNGGSLRTGTPAEVATEVSVNTAYGVERVVRDAYERANSRPRKKLTLVHKNNVLVYAGHMWKNIFDKVGQEYPEVTTDYLHVDAATIFFVTQPERFDVIVTDNLFGDILTDLAAAVTGGIGLAASGNINPTGAFPSMFEPVHGSAPDIAGTGKADPTATILSVALLLRHLGYEEQAVRIEEAVSADLAERDGTFRSTDAIGDALAARVAG; this comes from the coding sequence ATGTCGACCAGCATCAATCTCGCAGTGATCCCCGGTGATGGCATCGGCCAGGAAGTCGTGGCTCAGGGCCTCAAGGTCCTTACCGCGGTCCTGCCCCAGGATGTGAAGCTGGAGACCAAGGAATACGACCTCGGCGCGCAGCGGTGGCACCGCACCGGTGAGACCCTCCCGGACGCCGAGCTCGAAGCGCTCAAGCACCACGACGCGATCCTCCTGGGTGCCATCGGCGACCCGTCGGTCCCCTCCGGCGTCCTGGAGCGCGGTCTGCTGCTGAAGCTCCGCTTCGCCTTCGACCACTTCATCAACCTGCGCCCCTCGAAGCTCTTCCCGAACACGGCCACCCCGCTGGCCGGCCGCCCGGACATCGACTTCGTCGTCGTCCGCGAGGGCACCGAGGGCCCGTACACCGGCAACGGCGGCAGCCTGCGCACCGGCACCCCGGCCGAGGTCGCCACCGAGGTCAGCGTCAACACCGCGTACGGCGTGGAGCGCGTGGTCCGGGACGCGTACGAGCGGGCCAACTCCCGTCCGCGCAAGAAGCTGACGCTGGTGCACAAGAACAACGTCCTCGTGTACGCGGGCCACATGTGGAAGAACATCTTCGACAAGGTCGGCCAGGAGTACCCCGAGGTCACCACCGACTACCTGCACGTCGACGCCGCGACGATCTTCTTCGTCACCCAGCCCGAGCGCTTCGACGTCATCGTCACGGACAACCTCTTCGGTGACATCCTCACCGACCTGGCCGCCGCCGTCACCGGCGGGATCGGCCTGGCCGCCTCCGGGAACATCAACCCGACCGGCGCCTTCCCGTCGATGTTCGAGCCCGTCCACGGCTCGGCCCCGGACATCGCGGGCACCGGCAAGGCCGACCCGACCGCGACGATCCTGTCCGTCGCCCTCCTGCTGCGCCACCTCGGCTACGAGGAGCAGGCCGTGCGCATCGAGGAGGCCGTCTCGGCCGACCTCGCCGAGCGTGACGGGACCTTCCGCTCCACCGACGCGATCGGCGACGCCCTCGCCGCGCGAGTAGCCGGCTGA
- a CDS encoding branched-chain amino acid aminotransferase has translation MTTPTIELKPSSNPLSDAEREAILASPGFGRHFTDHMVTIKWTEGRGWHDAELVPYAPLSIDPANMTLHYAQTIFEGLKAYRQPDGTVATFRPQANAERFQASARRMAMPELPTELFIEACDALIKQDSAWVPNSGEASLYLRPFMFASEVGLGVRPANEFLFMVIASPAGAYFPGGVKPVSVWLSEEYVRAVKGGTGAAKTGGNYAASLVAQAQAASHGCDQVVWLDAVEHRWIEEMGGMNLYFVYGDRIVTPELTGSLLPGITRDSLLTIARDLGYTAEEGRISTEDWKRDNENGTLTEVFACGTAAVITPVGSVKSERANWTQGDGEPGEVTMKLRKALLDLQTGHRADTHGWMHPLG, from the coding sequence ATGACGACGCCCACGATCGAGCTCAAGCCCTCCTCCAACCCGCTGTCCGACGCGGAGCGAGAGGCGATCCTGGCCAGCCCCGGCTTCGGCCGCCACTTCACCGATCACATGGTGACGATCAAGTGGACCGAGGGTCGTGGCTGGCACGACGCCGAGCTGGTTCCGTACGCGCCGCTGTCGATCGACCCGGCCAACATGACGCTGCACTACGCGCAGACGATCTTCGAGGGGCTCAAGGCCTACCGTCAGCCCGACGGCACCGTCGCCACCTTCCGCCCCCAGGCCAACGCCGAGCGCTTCCAGGCCTCCGCCCGCCGCATGGCCATGCCGGAGCTGCCGACCGAGCTGTTCATCGAGGCCTGCGACGCGCTGATCAAGCAGGACAGCGCCTGGGTGCCGAACTCCGGCGAGGCCTCCCTGTACCTGCGGCCCTTCATGTTCGCGTCCGAGGTCGGCCTGGGCGTCCGCCCGGCCAACGAGTTCCTGTTCATGGTCATCGCCTCGCCCGCCGGCGCCTACTTCCCCGGTGGCGTCAAGCCCGTCTCCGTCTGGCTGTCCGAGGAGTACGTCCGCGCCGTCAAGGGCGGCACCGGCGCCGCCAAGACCGGCGGCAACTACGCGGCCTCCCTCGTCGCCCAGGCCCAGGCCGCCTCGCACGGCTGCGACCAGGTCGTCTGGCTGGACGCCGTCGAGCACCGCTGGATCGAGGAGATGGGCGGCATGAACCTGTACTTCGTGTACGGCGACCGCATCGTCACCCCGGAGCTGACCGGCTCGCTCCTCCCCGGCATCACCCGCGACTCGCTCCTCACCATCGCCCGCGACCTCGGCTACACCGCCGAGGAGGGCCGCATCTCCACCGAGGACTGGAAGCGCGACAACGAGAACGGCACCCTCACCGAGGTGTTCGCCTGCGGTACGGCGGCCGTCATCACCCCGGTCGGCTCCGTCAAGTCCGAGCGCGCCAACTGGACCCAGGGCGACGGCGAGCCCGGCGAGGTCACCATGAAGCTCCGCAAGGCGCTGCTCGACCTCCAGACCGGCCACCGCGCCGACACCCACGGCTGGATGCACCCGCTCGGCTAG
- a CDS encoding cytosine permease, with amino-acid sequence MPIEQRGVDTIPEEERTSGPRDLMSILLGSNLCLGVIVFGWLPPSFGLGLVPSVTAIVTGTLAGIAFTAPLALVSLRTATNLSTSSGAQFGVRGRLVGSIVGLLLALGYTALTLWIGGDVMVGTLARLTGLPDSGLTHSLMYGVLAAFTVVGAVFGYRLLLRMSKALSIVMVLLLAVGIYAYAPGFTTAAPPDTSYLLGSFWPTWILAVVAAGLSGPVAFITLLGDYTRYVSPRRHSSRKVYWATCTGLFFGLLVPQLFGTYTALAARAGADYAGPLVAAAPFWYLVPLLFAAAAGSVGNAGLMLYSMGLDLDAIVPKATRTKATVIAAAVATAFVFFGSFEWNVQSAMTSFVLLLTAIGTPWAVITLIGYVRCRGEYDADALQVFNRRARGGVYWYSGGWNLRATAAWAAGAVVGLAAVSTPVYEGPLLALTGGVDCSFILSGLVGGAVYIALTVRPQAAAAAEPAEKAAVAVEA; translated from the coding sequence ATGCCCATCGAACAGCGCGGAGTCGACACCATCCCGGAAGAGGAGCGGACGAGCGGTCCCCGTGACCTGATGTCGATCCTGCTCGGCTCCAACCTCTGCCTCGGTGTGATCGTCTTCGGCTGGCTGCCCCCGTCCTTCGGACTGGGCCTGGTCCCGTCGGTCACCGCCATCGTGACCGGGACCCTGGCCGGCATCGCCTTCACCGCGCCGCTCGCGCTGGTCTCCCTGCGCACCGCGACGAACCTGTCCACCTCCAGCGGGGCGCAGTTCGGCGTACGGGGGCGGCTCGTGGGCTCGATCGTGGGCCTGCTGCTGGCGCTCGGCTACACGGCGCTGACCCTGTGGATCGGCGGTGACGTGATGGTCGGCACCCTGGCCCGGCTCACCGGCCTGCCGGACAGCGGCCTCACCCACTCCCTGATGTACGGGGTGCTCGCGGCGTTCACCGTGGTCGGGGCCGTCTTCGGCTACCGGCTGCTGCTGCGCATGAGCAAGGCGCTCTCGATCGTCATGGTGCTCCTGCTGGCGGTCGGCATATACGCCTACGCCCCCGGCTTCACGACCGCGGCCCCGCCGGACACCTCCTACCTGCTGGGCTCGTTCTGGCCCACCTGGATCCTCGCCGTCGTCGCCGCCGGGCTCAGCGGCCCCGTCGCCTTCATCACCCTGCTCGGCGACTACACACGCTACGTCTCGCCCCGCCGGCACAGCTCCCGGAAGGTCTACTGGGCCACCTGTACGGGTCTGTTCTTCGGCCTGCTGGTCCCGCAGCTCTTCGGCACCTACACCGCGCTGGCCGCCCGGGCCGGTGCCGACTACGCGGGACCGCTCGTGGCCGCCGCGCCCTTCTGGTACCTGGTGCCGCTGCTGTTCGCCGCCGCGGCCGGTTCGGTGGGCAACGCCGGGCTGATGCTCTACTCGATGGGCCTCGACCTGGACGCCATCGTGCCCAAGGCCACCCGTACCAAGGCCACCGTGATCGCCGCGGCCGTCGCGACCGCCTTCGTCTTCTTCGGCTCCTTCGAGTGGAACGTCCAGTCGGCGATGACCTCGTTCGTCCTGCTGCTGACCGCGATCGGCACCCCGTGGGCCGTGATCACCCTGATCGGTTACGTGCGCTGCCGCGGGGAGTACGACGCCGACGCGCTCCAGGTGTTCAACCGTCGGGCCCGTGGCGGCGTCTACTGGTACAGCGGGGGCTGGAACCTCCGCGCCACCGCCGCCTGGGCGGCCGGCGCGGTGGTGGGACTGGCCGCCGTGTCGACCCCGGTGTACGAGGGCCCGCTGCTGGCCCTCACCGGCGGGGTGGACTGTAGTTTCATCCTGTCGGGGCTGGTCGGCGGCGCGGTCTACATCGCACTGACCGTCCGGCCGCAGGCGGCCGCGGCCGCCGAGCCGGCGGAGAAGGCAGCGGTGGCGGTCGAAGCGTAG
- the ureA gene encoding urease subunit gamma, producing MRLTPTERDRLLLRSAAELARARRARGLRLNVPEATALIADTVCEAARDGKRLAEAIEEARSVLGPGDVLPGVADVVTEVHVEAVFDDGSRLAVVSSPIQGAASLGDDAPGAVVPGPGAPQPEPVVRLRVRNTASVPVSVTSHFHFFEANPRLDFDRAAAYGMRLCVPAGSSVRFDPHGEGEVGLVPIGGDRIAIGFAGLVDGPLDAPGAKAEALARAVACGYLGAAAPTADAPEGDQA from the coding sequence GTGCGGCTGACCCCTACGGAGCGCGACCGGCTGCTGCTGCGCAGCGCCGCGGAACTGGCCAGGGCCCGTCGGGCCCGGGGCCTGCGGCTCAACGTCCCCGAGGCCACGGCGCTGATCGCCGACACGGTCTGCGAGGCGGCGCGCGACGGCAAGCGCCTGGCCGAGGCCATCGAGGAGGCCCGGAGCGTCCTCGGCCCCGGCGACGTGCTGCCCGGCGTGGCCGACGTGGTCACCGAGGTGCACGTGGAGGCCGTCTTCGACGACGGGTCCCGCCTCGCGGTGGTCTCGTCCCCGATCCAGGGCGCGGCCTCGCTCGGCGACGACGCCCCGGGCGCGGTCGTACCGGGCCCCGGCGCCCCCCAGCCGGAGCCGGTCGTCCGCCTGCGGGTGCGCAACACCGCCTCCGTGCCGGTGAGCGTCACCTCCCACTTCCACTTCTTCGAGGCGAACCCCCGCCTCGACTTCGACCGCGCCGCGGCCTACGGCATGCGGCTGTGCGTCCCCGCCGGCTCCTCCGTGCGCTTCGACCCGCACGGCGAGGGCGAGGTGGGCCTGGTCCCGATCGGCGGGGACCGGATCGCCATCGGTTTCGCCGGACTGGTCGACGGTCCGCTCGACGCCCCCGGCGCCAAGGCCGAGGCCCTGGCCCGGGCCGTGGCCTGCGGCTACCTGGGCGCGGCCGCCCCCACCGCAGACGCCCCGGAAGGAGACCAGGCGTGA
- a CDS encoding urease subunit alpha yields MSRQTPHTDHSAHCAPGSRHIDPHEYASVFGPRAGDRVRLGDSGLTVRVEYDAQKPGDEFLAGFGKTARDGLHLKGAAVRETCDVVISNVLVIDAVLGIKKVSIGIREGRIHAIGRAGNPDTLDGVDVVVGTGTSIVSGEGLIATAGAVDTHVHLLSPRIMEASLAAGVTTVIGQEFGPVWGVGVNSPWALRHAFNAFDAWPVNIGFLARGSSSDAAPLVEALAEGGASGFKVHEDMGAHTRALDTALRVAEEHDVQVALHSDGLNECLSVEDTLRVLEGRTIHAFHIEGCGGGHVPNVLKMAGVPNVIGSSTNPTLPFGRDAVAEHYGMIVSVHDLKPDLPGDAAMARDRIRAGTMGAEDVLHDLGAIGITSSDAQGMGRAGETIRRTFAMAAKMKGELGPLEGDGEGDDNARVLRYMAKLTINPAIAHGLAHEIGSIETGKLADIVLWRPQFFGAKPQLVLKSGFPAYGVTGDPNAATDTCEPLVLGPQFGSYGATAADISVAFVSAAAAALGSDEMPTRRRRVAVRGTRGIGPKDMLLNSRVGAVDVDARSGLVSLDGEPLRSEAAESVSLNRLYFL; encoded by the coding sequence GTGAGCCGCCAGACCCCCCACACCGATCACAGCGCGCACTGCGCCCCCGGCAGCCGGCACATCGACCCGCACGAGTACGCCTCCGTCTTCGGCCCCCGCGCCGGGGACCGGGTCCGGCTCGGCGACTCCGGGCTGACCGTCCGGGTGGAGTACGACGCGCAGAAGCCGGGGGACGAGTTCCTGGCGGGGTTCGGGAAGACGGCCCGTGACGGCCTGCACCTCAAGGGCGCGGCCGTCCGTGAGACCTGTGATGTGGTGATCAGCAATGTCCTGGTCATCGATGCCGTCCTCGGCATCAAGAAGGTTTCCATCGGTATCCGTGAGGGCCGCATCCACGCGATCGGGCGGGCGGGCAACCCGGACACCCTCGACGGGGTGGACGTGGTGGTCGGCACCGGCACCAGCATCGTCTCCGGCGAGGGCCTGATCGCCACCGCCGGGGCCGTGGACACCCATGTCCACCTGCTCTCCCCGCGGATCATGGAGGCCTCGCTCGCCGCGGGCGTCACCACCGTCATCGGCCAGGAGTTCGGGCCCGTCTGGGGCGTCGGGGTGAACTCGCCGTGGGCGCTGAGGCACGCCTTCAACGCCTTCGACGCCTGGCCGGTGAACATCGGTTTCCTGGCCCGGGGCTCCTCCTCGGACGCGGCGCCCCTGGTGGAGGCCCTGGCCGAGGGCGGCGCGAGCGGGTTCAAGGTCCATGAGGACATGGGCGCCCACACCCGGGCCCTGGACACCGCGCTGCGCGTGGCGGAGGAACACGACGTGCAGGTGGCCCTGCACAGTGACGGCCTCAACGAGTGCCTGTCGGTCGAGGACACCCTGCGGGTCCTGGAGGGCCGCACCATCCACGCGTTCCACATCGAGGGCTGCGGCGGCGGGCACGTCCCCAACGTGCTGAAGATGGCGGGCGTGCCGAACGTGATCGGCTCCTCCACCAATCCCACCCTGCCCTTCGGCCGGGACGCGGTCGCCGAGCACTACGGCATGATCGTCTCCGTCCACGACCTCAAGCCGGACCTCCCGGGCGACGCGGCCATGGCCCGTGACCGCATCCGCGCCGGGACGATGGGTGCCGAGGACGTCCTGCACGACCTGGGCGCCATCGGCATCACCTCCTCCGACGCGCAGGGCATGGGCCGTGCCGGCGAGACCATCCGCCGCACCTTCGCGATGGCCGCCAAGATGAAGGGCGAGCTCGGCCCGCTGGAGGGCGACGGCGAGGGCGACGACAACGCCCGCGTGCTGCGCTACATGGCCAAGCTGACGATCAACCCGGCCATCGCGCACGGCCTGGCCCACGAGATCGGTTCCATCGAGACCGGCAAGCTCGCCGACATCGTGCTGTGGCGTCCGCAGTTCTTCGGCGCCAAGCCCCAGCTCGTCCTGAAGTCCGGCTTCCCGGCCTACGGCGTCACCGGCGACCCCAACGCCGCCACCGACACCTGCGAACCCCTCGTCCTCGGCCCGCAGTTCGGCTCCTACGGGGCCACCGCCGCGGACATCTCCGTGGCCTTCGTCTCGGCGGCCGCCGCCGCCCTCGGCTCCGACGAGATGCCGACCCGCCGCCGCCGCGTCGCCGTCCGCGGCACCCGCGGCATCGGCCCCAAGGACATGCTCCTCAACTCCCGGGTGGGCGCGGTCGACGTGGACGCGCGCAGCGGACTCGTCTCCCTCGACGGAGAACCGCTGCGCTCCGAAGCGGCCGAATCGGTCTCCCTCAACCGCCTGTACTTCCTGTAA
- a CDS encoding agmatine deiminase family protein yields the protein MTAQPANSASPAKPAANGFRMPAEWTPHERTWMAWPSPNPTFTNEQELAEARQAWGAVARAVRTYEPVTLVVSPGDADSARAIVGEDVELVERDLDDAWMRDIGPTFVTNDAGELAAVDWTFNGWGAQEWARWDHDSKIARHISDIVGTRTFSTPLVNEGGAIHVDGEGTVLLTDTVQLGKGRNPDWTREEVEREIHAHLGTTKAIWLPYGLAGDYGTYGTQGHVDIVAAFARPGVVMVHTQPDPAHPDHERCKTIAAILRAATDARGRRLEVVEIPAPTVLEEDGEWVDYSYINHYLCNGGVVLCAFDDPRDEEAAEIFRGLFPERTVTLVDARTIFAGGGGIHCITQQQPKV from the coding sequence ATGACTGCACAGCCCGCGAACTCCGCGAGCCCCGCCAAGCCCGCCGCCAACGGTTTCCGGATGCCCGCCGAGTGGACCCCCCACGAGCGCACCTGGATGGCCTGGCCCAGCCCCAACCCCACCTTCACCAACGAGCAGGAGCTCGCCGAGGCCCGCCAGGCCTGGGGCGCCGTCGCCCGCGCCGTCCGCACCTACGAGCCGGTGACCCTCGTCGTCTCCCCGGGCGACGCCGACAGCGCCCGCGCCATCGTCGGCGAGGACGTCGAGCTGGTCGAGCGCGACCTCGACGACGCCTGGATGCGCGACATCGGCCCGACCTTCGTCACCAACGACGCCGGCGAGCTGGCCGCCGTCGACTGGACCTTCAACGGCTGGGGCGCCCAGGAATGGGCCCGCTGGGACCACGACTCCAAGATCGCCCGGCACATCTCCGACATCGTCGGCACCCGCACCTTCAGCACCCCGCTGGTCAACGAGGGCGGCGCCATCCACGTCGACGGCGAGGGCACCGTGCTCCTCACCGACACCGTGCAGCTGGGCAAGGGCCGCAACCCCGACTGGACCCGCGAGGAGGTCGAGCGCGAGATCCACGCCCACCTCGGCACCACCAAGGCCATCTGGCTGCCCTACGGCCTGGCCGGCGACTACGGCACCTACGGCACCCAGGGCCACGTCGACATCGTCGCCGCCTTCGCCCGCCCCGGCGTGGTCATGGTCCACACCCAGCCCGACCCGGCCCACCCGGACCACGAACGCTGCAAGACCATCGCCGCCATCCTGCGCGCCGCCACCGACGCCCGGGGCCGCCGGCTGGAGGTCGTCGAGATCCCGGCGCCGACCGTGCTGGAGGAGGACGGCGAGTGGGTGGACTACTCGTACATCAACCACTACCTCTGCAACGGCGGCGTGGTGCTGTGCGCCTTCGACGACCCGCGCGACGAGGAGGCGGCCGAGATCTTCCGCGGACTGTTCCCCGAGCGGACCGTGACCCTCGTTGACGCACGTACGATTTTCGCCGGGGGTGGCGGCATCCACTGCATCACCCAGCAGCAGCCGAAGGTCTGA
- a CDS encoding TetR/AcrR family transcriptional regulator has translation MVAGGVPVRAARKNAPPREDVLVAAMATIAERGLDGLTMAGLGRQVGMSSGHLLYYFRSKDELLLQTLEWSEAELGARRRSLLSRREPAGERLRAYVDLYVPDGARDPHWTLWLEVWNRSQNAGPAERDRQAAIEGAWHRDLVALLAEGISRGEFRAVDPDRFAARLRALLDGFSIQVAVGLPGIGREDILEHVREFLAEALSS, from the coding sequence ATGGTGGCGGGCGGAGTACCGGTACGGGCGGCGCGCAAGAACGCGCCCCCGCGCGAGGACGTACTCGTCGCCGCCATGGCCACGATCGCCGAGCGCGGGCTCGACGGGCTGACCATGGCCGGCCTCGGCCGGCAGGTCGGCATGAGCAGCGGTCACCTCCTCTACTACTTCCGCAGCAAGGACGAGCTCCTGCTGCAGACCCTGGAGTGGAGCGAGGCGGAACTCGGCGCCCGGCGCCGGTCCCTGCTCTCGCGGCGCGAGCCGGCGGGCGAGCGGCTGCGCGCGTACGTGGACCTCTACGTACCCGACGGCGCCCGGGACCCGCACTGGACCCTGTGGCTGGAGGTCTGGAACCGCTCCCAGAACGCGGGCCCGGCCGAACGCGACCGGCAGGCCGCCATCGAGGGCGCCTGGCACCGCGACCTGGTCGCCCTGCTCGCCGAGGGCATCTCGCGCGGGGAGTTCCGCGCGGTGGACCCCGACCGTTTCGCGGCCCGGCTGCGGGCGCTGCTCGACGGGTTCAGCATCCAGGTGGCCGTCGGCCTGCCCGGCATAGGGCGCGAGGACATCCTGGAACACGTACGCGAGTTCCTTGCCGAGGCCCTCTCCAGCTAG